A genome region from Hoplias malabaricus isolate fHopMal1 chromosome 8, fHopMal1.hap1, whole genome shotgun sequence includes the following:
- the ntpcr gene encoding cancer-related nucleoside-triphosphatase: MLKHVFLTGSPGVGKTTLVQKVCEAMVSVGVTVNGFYTEELRERGRRVGFDVVTLNGERGALSRVGNEAPAGRREYRVGQYIVDLPSFEKLVLSLFRDMGKGNRSLFIIDEIGKMELYSQAFIRAVRQALDNSTCCILGTIPIPKGKPLALVEEIRARNDVKVFMVTKENRDAVTDEIVSTLKEFLK; this comes from the exons ATGCTGAAACACGTTTTCTTAACAGGCTCGCCAG GGGTAGGTAAAACCACGCTAGTGCAGAAAGTGTGTGAGGCGATGGTTTCTGTTGGGGTGACCGTTAATGGCTTTTACACGGAGGAGCTcagggagagggggaggagagTCGGATTTGATGTCGTGACCTTAAACGGCGAGAGAGGAGCTCTTTCCAGAGTGGG AAATGAAGCCCCAGCTGGCAGGCGTGAATATAGGGTCGGCCAGTACATTGTTGATCTTCCCTCATTTGAGAAGCTTGTTCTGTCGCTTTTTCGAGAT ATGGGCAAGGGAAACAGAAGTCTGTTCATCATAGATGAAATTGGAAAGATGGAACTCTACAGTCAGGCATTTATACGTGCTGTGAGACAGGCTTTAGACAACTCCACCTGCTGTATCCTGGGAACAATCCCCATTCCTAAAGGAAAACCCCTGGCTCTAGTGGAGGAGATACGTGCAAGGAATGATGTCAAGGTTTTTATG GTTACAAAGGAGAACAGAGATGCTGTAACTGATGAAATTGTGTCTACCCTAAAGGAATTTCTAAAGTAA
- the LOC136705040 gene encoding microtubule-associated protein 10-like produces MDLNTNDTENESDSSANVSAYEIQESRNTGESHVFSNAEKHQSQNVPCVLTVAQLPLLSALLVELSHLHGQMQHQQRPPSIHPHQVNLYKSEQEHTPTPASEKWPQTKNVKAAESPYQGSVQPSIPGHRHCKPLKSHLFSPKIQHTVAESTQRRSHPKRKLRYGLTHGFHLRLKQIKPGRTRHHECVETFMTKPAEPQTKISSKLKQDKLLRQVFNRDLDGTLLHSLETNHATSDIRLSHSQKNPCKNLTKQIKLPVVKDCHDTADKEVQVNVPSTLGQNMDHKAHELECKHQMNPSHLIQNSSNLQWSFKSNVRTVRPCSPSHSSVSIHNSPQPDEYQDVFTSLDTTDGSPDPLCSLKPCTVQRTGASSGNISSDSSKPHPVPYKTQTSLKRSLNMIHVVKPHLQNVTCSTSSDDSKSGVSRGSVCRQRNSESCGGSLKSPAMCLVLTTLQSSEVNGSAPTGKLPADKCQLSDDSILESLSSTDSEEERNELGSLGFLKKCQPISELVVNKLPGYTL; encoded by the coding sequence ATGGATCTAAACACCAATGATACAGAAAATGAGAGTGATTCTTCTGCAAATGTGAGTGCATATGAAATACAGGAGTCAAGGAACACTGGGGAATCCCATGTATTTTCCAATGCAGAGAAACATCAAAGTCAAAATGTACCTTGTGTACTCACTGTTGCGCAGTTACCTCTGCTCAGTGCTCTTCTTGTGGAACTTTCACATCTTCATGGCCAGATGCAGCACCAGCAGCGACCACCATCAATTCATCCTCATCAGGTAAACTTGTATAAGTCTgaacaggaacacactcctacCCCTGCTTCAGAAAAATGGCCACAAACTAAGAATGTGAAAGCTGCAGAATCACCATATCAAGGATCTGTACAGCCTTCCATTCCTGGACATAGGCATTGTAAGCCCCTTAAAAGCCATCTTTTTTCTCCAAAAATACAGCACACTGTTGCAGAAAGTACCCAAAGAAGGTCACATCCCAAGAGAAAGCTAAGATATGGTTTAACTCATGGTTTTCACCTTCGACTTAAGCAGATAAAGCCAGGCAGGACGAGGCATCATGAGTGTGTGGAAACATTTATGACAAAACCGGCTGaaccacaaacaaaaatatcttcCAAACTTAAACAAGATAAGTTACTTAGGCAGGTTTTCAACAGAGATTTGGATGGAACATTGCTTCACAGTCTTGAAACTAACCATGCAACATCTGATATTAGACTATCACATTCACAAAAAAATCCATGTAAAAATCTTACAAAGCAAATTAAGTTGCCAGTGGTGAAAGACTGTCATGATACTGCTGACAAAGAGGTGCAAGTTAATGTTCCTAGCACACTTGGCCAAAATATGGACCACAAAGCCCATGAATTAGAGTGTAAGCATCAAATGAATCCATCTCATTTAATTCAAAACAGTTCTAACTTACAATGGTCTTTTAAAAGTAATGTGAGAACTGTTAGGCCCTGCAGCCCTTCTCACAGTTCAGTTTCCATTCATAATAGTCCACAGCCAGATGAATACCAGGATGTTTTTACCAGTCTGGACACCACTGACGGATCACCTGACCCACTCTGCAGCCTTAAGCCATGCACAGTGCAAAGGACAGGAGCTTCTAGTGGCAACATAAGCTCAGACAGCTCCAAACCGCATCCTGTTCCTTATAAAACTCAGACATCTCTAAAAAGGTCTCTCAATATGATCCACGTGGTGAAGCCTCACCTTCAAAACGTCACTTGCAGTACTTCATCAGATGATAGCAAGAGTGGCGTCTCTAGAGGTTCTGTATGTAGGCAAAGGAATTCTGAATCATGTGGAGGTTCACTAAAGAGTCCGGCGATGTGCTTGGTATTGACAACTCTACAGAGCAGCGAAGTTAATGGGAGTGCACCAACAGGAAAGCTGCCTGCGGACAAGTGTCAACTTTCTGATGACTCTATTTTGGAATCTCTGTCCTCTACAGACTCTGAGGAGGAGAGGAATGAACTAGGTTCTCTGGGCTTTCTGAAGAAATGTCAACCCATCTCGGAGTTGGTGGTCAACAAACTTCCTGGCTATACACTCTGA
- the LOC136705042 gene encoding microtubule-associated protein 10-like, with protein MADTHQTMCSFELFVEYVRFDDPQANNLKPAVSVRLLDFPTLLICPPENRNDGLSKPEPSIQTRGNGHVYYFNKGKSCLFKINLDSFHTHLSRTPLYTMALDVRDDIPKLMGSSLISLARLASSIKLAVDQHGIWPPAAYGENCVCRLLNLMGENIGTVSLACKMVSLGASLIPHISESKVDELHSKPKH; from the exons ATGGCAGACACACATCAAACCATGTGCTCTTTCGAGTTGTTTGTGGAATATGTTCGCTTCGACGACCCTCAAGCGAATAACTTGAAGCCTGCTGTTAGTGTGCGCCTTTTGGATTTCCCGACGCTTTTGATATGCCCCCCAGAGAACAGAAATGATGGCTTGTCTAAACCTGAACCTTCGATACAAACCAGGGGAAACGGTcatgtatattattttaataaaggcAAGTCATGCTTATTTAAAATCAATCTGGACTCTTTCCACACTCATCTGTCCAGAACCCCTCTTTACACCATGGCGTTGGATGTAAGAGATGATATTCCGAAGCTAATGGGAAGTTCACTGATATCTCTTGCCAGACTGGCAAGCTCTATCAAGCTAGCCGTAGATCAACATGGCATTTGGCCGCCAGCAGCTTATGGAGAAAATTGTGTTTGtcgtcttttaaaccttatggGTGAAAATATAGGAACAGTTTCCCTAGCTTGTAAAATGGTGAGTTTGGGGGCGAGCTTAATTCCTCATATATCTGAAAGCAAGGTTGATGAACTGCATTCTAAACCAAAG CACTGA